One window of the Niallia circulans genome contains the following:
- a CDS encoding HU family DNA-binding protein, with amino-acid sequence MNKTELINAVAEASELSKKDATKAVDAVFDTILNALKDGDKVQLIGFGNFEVRERAARKGRNPQTGEEIEIAASKVPAFKPGKALKDAVK; translated from the coding sequence ATGAACAAGACAGAATTAATCAATGCAGTTGCTGAAGCAAGTGAACTATCAAAAAAGGACGCTACTAAAGCAGTTGACGCTGTTTTCGATACAATTTTGAATGCTTTAAAAGATGGTGATAAAGTACAACTTATCGGTTTCGGTAACTTTGAAGTACGTGAGCGTGCGGCTCGTAAAGGTCGTAACCCACAAACTGGTGAAGAAATTGAAATCGCAGCAAGTAAAGTTCCTGCTTTTAAACCAGGTAAAGCACTTAAAGACGCAGTGAAATAA